The DNA window TCATAATACAATCTGCTTGAATTAATGGTTAAAAAAAGGCGTTGCAACGTCCATGATTATAATTACAAGTGTAAAAATGAAAAGGATAAAAAGAAGAAAGGTTAACCTGTCGTAGTTTGTCGTTATTTGTCGTCGTGTCAGGACACATGTGTAAGCCTTGATTGTAGAATACATCCATTAAATCTTTCAGATATTCAAATACCGATCCTTAAAAGCCCGGTCAGCAAATACATTTTTATTCTATCCTTACTTATTAAAAGAATATCGCAACCGCTGGTTTGTATTTGGTCGCCGAAAAGGAAATATTATCAATCTGGCTTTGGATAGGATACATAATATAGAGATCGCAGAAAAAGAAAGGTTTGTTGAAAATAATTTATTCGATCCCCAGACCTTTTTTGGCGATTTGGTTGGCGTCACTAAAAATACAGGAATGAAAGCTGAAGTTGTCCGTTTTTTGGTAAATGAAGAAAATGCGCCCTATGTTCAGACCAAGCCTTTTCATAAAAGTCAAAAGTTGATCGAGACACAGGAAGACGGTTCTATGGTATTTGAAGTAAAGGTAGTTATCAATCAGGAGCTACAACGCTAATTCTTTGGATATGCAGATACTAAAAAATACTATCTCCACAATCTTTAGTTGACTTTATGGGATGGAAGTTTAGACTGGCTAAATATTTATATATAGATTAGGAGAATTTGTATGATTCTTCTAAAATCTTTATGATGTTTTACCCTTTAGCTCTTTGCATACTTTTCCCTTTCTGCATCGCTTTAAGAATATTCTTTCGGACACTGCATATTGCCGGACATAATTTCCCGTCCATCATCTCTAGAGTAGTTTTCAATTCCTGCGTTAATTCAGGAATAGTACGGCAGAGCTCGAAGCTATTTTCATACAGAGTGACTGCACTCCGGGTAATTCCTTAACTGAGAGTATTCGCTCCAGACAGAAATCCAGAAAATCAACCCTCGGAGGGTCTGCCAAAGGCTGTTTATAAAGCAAATTCAGGATAACCCTTCGTTTACCTCCATGCTCACATGTCATCACCTCGTCAATAAGCTCATCTTGCTTTCCCTGCAGCCATTTATTGTCCTCTGAAGAGACGTGTGTAAATATCCAAGCAGCATGGTATCCTATTTTTTTATCTTCTCCAATAACTAAATCATATAATTCTTGTTTTCGTTTGTCACTTTGCTGAGTTAAACGAAGTATTTCATGGATATCATCCATACCAATCCGCTCCGATAGTTTAGCTTTAAAATTCATTGCTATTCTTATTTCTTAATATAATCTTGGAACTT is part of the Dysgonomonas mossii genome and encodes:
- a CDS encoding helix-turn-helix transcriptional regulator gives rise to the protein MFKYRSLKARSANTFLFYPYLLKEYRNRWFVFGRRKGNIINLALDRIHNIEIAEKERFVENNLFDPQTFFGDLVGVTKNTGMKAEVVRFLVNEENAPYVQTKPFHKSQKLIETQEDGSMVFEVKVVINQELQR